The Glycine soja cultivar W05 chromosome 6, ASM419377v2, whole genome shotgun sequence genome has a window encoding:
- the LOC114415316 gene encoding protein WHAT'S THIS FACTOR 1 homolog, chloroplastic-like yields MAWRFFSFLSKTLNPNPSSSSTPFSTSFLVTKTPKIFKKKLKPKPSPRTTPVRTEPKRIPHFERILHRDALLRFVTRSKQFLSAQPEHVLRLDDAGKLHRELGFPRGRKVSRFIQRHPLLFQTYRHTDAKTWLGFTDLMDDLLAEERSLMDTLELNRVEKVRKLLMMSSRNRIPLSKIHHCRTLFGIPDDFRDRVSKYPNFFRIVVENDGRRVLELVNWDPLLAVSALEKEFVVDEDSAKRKFRFPVKYGKDLDLELDDSRKLNLLNALPLVSPYSDGSKIDGWTLEAEKYRVGVIHEFLSLTLEKRASIHHLVEFKEEFSLTKHTYQMLRKQPQVFYLAGTEMNWGVFLKDAYDGNGDLIEKDPQAVFNEKLYKYAQVDQMEPRCDDDGVEEQHLT; encoded by the coding sequence ATGGCTTGGCGCTTCTTCTCCTTCCTctctaaaaccctaaaccctaacccctctTCCTCCTCAACCCCATTCTCCACCTCCTTCCTTGTCACCAAAACCCCCAAAATATTCAAGAAAAAACTCAAACCCAAGCCCAGCCCGCGCACCACCCCGGTCCGAACCGAACCGAAGCGCATCCCCCACTTCGAGCGCATTCTCCACCGCGACGCCCTCCTCCGCTTCGTGACCCGCTCTAAGCAGTTCCTCTCCGCCCAGCCGGAGCACGTCCTGCGCCTCGACGACGCCGGCAAGCTCCACCGCGAGCTCGGCTTCCCGCGCGGCCGCAAGGTCTCCCGCTTCATCCAGCGCCACCCCCTCCTCTTCCAGACCTACCGCCACACCGACGCCAAAACATGGCTAGGGTTCACCGACCTTATGGACGACCTCCTCGCAGAGGAACGCTCCCTCATGGACACTTTAGAACTCAACCGAGTCGAGAAGGTTCGGAAGCTGCTCATGATGTCATCGCGCAACCGCATCCCCCTCAGCAAGATCCACCACTGCAGAACCCTATTCGGCATCCCCGACGATTTCCGCGATAGGGTTTCCAAATACCCTAATTTTTTCAGAATCGTGGTCGAAAACGACGGGAGGAGGGTGCTCGAGTTGGTGAACTGGGACCCACTCTTGGCAGTGAGTGCCTTGGAGAAAGAGTTCGTTGTTGACGAGGATTCCGCGAAGAGGAAGTTTAGGTTTCCGGTGAAGTATGGGAAGGATTTGGATTTAGAATTGGATGATAGTAGGAAGCTTAATTTGCTCAACGCGCTTCCTTTGGTGTCTCCGTATTCGGATGGGAGTAAGATTGATGGGTGGACGTTGGAGGCGGAGAAGTATAGAGTTGGGGTGATTCATGAGTTCTTGAGCTTGACGTTGGAGAAGAGGGCGTCGATTCATCACCTTGTGGAATTTAAGGAGGAGTTTAGTTTGACCAAGCATACTTATCAGATGCTTCGGAAGCAGCCGCAAGTGTTTTACTTGGCTGGAACTGAGATGAATTGGGGTGTCTTCTTGAAGGATGCTTATGATGGGAATGGAGATTTGATTGAGAAGGACCCCCAGGCTGTGTTTAATGAGAAGCTTTATAAGTATGCTCAGGTGGATCAGATGGAACCCAGGTGTGATGATGATGGGGTGGAAGAGCAGCATTTGACTTGA
- the LOC114415314 gene encoding uncharacterized protein LOC114415314, producing MVLCRCLSFLTGKREKNKGTEQSSTGDLNTQLGEVLHPKISSESRDLKPATVDVTVPSGVQKNSRGNVRVMSLESPVKTEVEEAYEGEDEHEESPSIKRELSDFDLQVHEAAAIQGRYHPSSEEIKYPSLYEHQANIQLEDRDHKYSKKSDDIIQSGHVSDPGIGKADFCASPKLKRSCSDLERRDVLRKTSHLFPSSKSQSFENLQGLSAYQMVNLESPRSVMTHGSADRVMLKKHSSSQVLPSRSKRLWWKLFLWSHRNIHRMQLGKLKTIHPASAALKSQCGYSSDTLEAKHGKALRHVELPSPSSSYGEYFHNSCDDGNIDKQRWSRFQKENFGFWPQNQWVAFSTESSSFSRVDEWVKDLEIQQPPPEDDFDDDNIGTIAFPPSPDAIPQFIASSSTAQSVRHPDANLSKEILNANSVVQSLNPASTAAHISGIGIKAIPSISHFSTLRSVNLSSNLIVHITPGFLPKGLHTLNLSRNKISTIEGLRELTRLRVLDLSYNRISRIGQGLSNCTLIKELYLAGNKISDVEGLHRLLKLTVLDLSFNKISTTKALGQLVANYNSLQALNLLGNPIQSNISDDQLRKVVCGLLPKLVYLNKQSIKPQRGREILTDSVAKAALGNSSRNSYRRALKKGGGQGGSSSSSVHRSSASVSQKSRNRSRSRTKHH from the exons ATGGTCTTGTGTAGGTGTCTCTCTTTTTTGACtgggaagagagagaaaaacaag GGTACTGAACAGTCTTCCACAGGGGACCTTAATACCCAACTTGGTGAAGTACTACACCCAAAGATTTCATCAGAGAGTCGTGATTTGAAGCCGGCCACCGTTGATGTTACAGTACCCAGTGGTGTGCAGAAGAATTCAAGGGGCAATGTGAGGGTTATGAGTCTCGAGAGTCCTGTGAAGACTGAAGTGGAGGAAGCTTATGAAGGGGAAGATGAGCATGAGGAGTCTCCTTCCATCAAGAGGGAGCTCTCTGATTTTGATCTCCAAGTCCACGAAGCTGCTGCGATCCAAGGAAGATATCATCCATCAAGTGAAGAGATAAAATACCCCAGTTTATATGAACACCAAGCTAACATTCAATTAGAAGACAGAGACCATAAATACAGCAAAAAGAGTGATGATATAATCCAAAGTGGACATGTTAGTGATCCTGGGATTGGCAAGGCTGACTTTTGCGCTTCTCCTAAGCTCAAGCGTTCCTGCTCTGACCTGGAAAGAAGGGATGTACTAAGGAAGACTTCTCATCTCTTTCCGTCTTCAAAGTCACAGTCTTTTGAGAATTTGCAGGGGTTATCAGCATATCAGATGGTTAATCTAGAAAGCCCCAGGTCAGTGATGACTCACGGCAGTGCTGATAGAGTGATGTTGAAAAAGCATTCCTCAAGTCAAGTTCTCCCTTCTAGAAGTAAAAGATTGTGGTGGAAGTTGTTCCTCTGGAGCCACAGGAATATACATAGAATGCAATTAGGCAAACTGAAAACAATACATCCTGCAAGTGCTGCTTTAAAGAGTCAATGTGGGTACTCTTCAGACACTCTTGAAGCAAAACATGGCAAGGCATTGAGACATGTGGAATTGCCCTCACCCAGCTCATCTTATGGGGAATACTTTCACAACAGCTGCGATGATGGAAATATTGATAAGCAAAGGTGGAGCAGATTTCAAAAAGAGAATTTTGGTTTTTGGCCACAAAACCAATGGGTGGCTTTCTCAACAGAATCATCCTCCTTTAGCAGAGTGGATGAGTGGGTGAAAGATCTCGAAATTCAGCAGCCACCTCCTGaggatgattttgatgatgacaatattgGAACCATTGCCTTCCCACCTTCTCCTGATGCTATCCCACAATTCATAGCATCCTCAAGCACAGCTCAGTCTGTTCGACATCCAGATGCCAATCTTTCAAAAGAGATATTGAATGCCAATAGTGTGGTTCAGTCCCTGAACCCAGCCTCAACTGCAGCTCATATATCAGGCATTGGTATAAAAGCCATCCCATCTATTTCACACTTCTCCACTCTCCGCTCTGTCAATTTGTCAAGCAATCTCATAG TTCACATCACACCTGGATTTCTCCCAAAGGGTCTTCATACTCTGAATCTGTCAAGAAACAAAATCAGCACCATTGAGGGCCTCAGAGAATTAACCCGGCTGCGGGTACTTGACTTAAGTTATAATCGCATTTCAAGAATTGGACAAG GGTTATCAAATTGTACCCTAATCAAAGAGCTATATCTCGCGGGAAACAAGATAAGTGATGTTGAGGGGCTACACAGGTTATTAAAGCTAACAGTTCTGGACTTGAGCTTTAACAAGATTTCAACAACAAAAGCATTGGGCCAGCTGGTGGCTAACTACAACTCACTTCAGGCCCTGAATCTGCTTGGAAATCCAATTCAAAGCAACATCAGTGATGACCAGCTGCGCAAAGTAGTTTGTGGTCTTCTTCCAAAGCTTGTGTACCTGAACAAGCAATCTATCAAGCCTCAAAGGGGACGAGAAATACTCACTGATAGTGTTGCCAAAGCTGCACTTGGGAACAGCAGCCGGAACTCCTACAGAAGAGCACTAAAGAAAGGTGGTGGCCAAGGAGGGTCAAGTTCCTCCAGTGTGCATAGAAGCAGTGCTAGTGTTTCCCAGAAAAGCAGGAACAGGTCAAGGAGCCGAACTAAACATCATTAG
- the LOC114415318 gene encoding 5'-adenylylsulfate reductase-like 4 — MRIWGSEIVFAILLCGTLSCTAQAHHITASTCPARSILDFVLGFSDFTCQLPNSLGSIAVTEGDEVSLQKVLNMVHKNNHEHVAVLFYASWCPFSQVSRPVFSILSALYPSILHLAIEESSVWPSTLSKYGVHSFPTLYILNSTMRVRYHGSRTLGSLIGFYNDVTGIRIDSLDELSLEEIGRSSADKSHGNSESESSPFSQARSPENLLYQETYLALATTFVILRLLYLFFPNLLICIQYAWRRVIQNIRLGSLLEHPLIYLKRLTQSFNRLKEPYKRSNLQEGAMNARAWASKSLATVSIGEESSSSRGTHQ, encoded by the exons ATGAGGATTTGGGGATCGGAGATCGTGTTCGCCATATTGCTCTGTGGGACCCTTTCATGCACCGCTCAAGCTCATCACATCACTGCCAGCACCTGCCCGGCTCGCTCCATCCTCGATTTCGTGTTAGGGTTTTCAGATTTCACATGCCAACTTCCCAATTCTCTTGGATCCATTGCCGTCACCGAG GGAGATGAGGTTTCTTTGCAGAAGGTTCTGAATATGGTTCACAAGAACAATCATGAGCACGTGGCTGTGCTCTTCTATGCGTCCTGGTGTCCTTTCTCACAGGTGTCTAGACCGGTTTTCTCCATCCTCTCTGCCCTGTACCCTTCCATTCTTCATCTTGCCATTGAAGAATCATCAGTTTGGCCGAG CACACTGTCCAAATATGGTGTCCATAGTTTCCCTACACTGTACATCTTGAATTCTACCATGCGGGTTCGGTATCATGGGTCTCGGACGCTTGGCTCGCTCATTGGTTTCTACAATGATGTTACTG GGATTAGGATTgattcacttgatgaactatcACTTGAGGAAATTGGCCGTTCATCTGCTGATAAGAGTCATGGTAACAGTGAGTCAGAAAGTTCTCCATTTTCACAGGCTAGATCTCCAGAAAATTTACTATATCAGGAGACTTATTTGGCTCTGGCCACTACATTTGTGATTTTGAGATTACTATACTTGTTTTTTCCTAATCTTCTTATATGTATTCAATATGCTTGGAGAAGGGTCATCCAAAATATTAGATTAGGGAGCTTGCTGGAACACCCTTTGATTTATTTGAAGCGGCTAACACAGTCATTTAACCGTTTGAAAGAGCCATACAAGAGAAGTAATCTGCAGGAAGGAGCAATGAATGCTAGAGCATGGGCTTCCAAGTCCCTTGCCACCGTTTCAATTGGAGAGGAAAGCAGCAGCAGCCGTGGGACGCATCAGTGA